CAGTTGATTAACCAGGAACTCCCATTCCCCATGAATGTGGAAAACAGCTTTTGTTGCGCTTTAAATTTCTGAATTTTATATAAAAATAGTAATAGTTctttaataaataataagtaCTACTTTTTGTATGATGTATTGCAATTGAATTGACTTTTGTGGATCCATGAATCTCATGCACATGAAATGTTTTGCCGAAATAACACCGTTTGATGGGAGTTTGGGGGCATTGCTAGAGGCCATCTTGCTATTGGCACTATTGGAACAAAAACCTATGCGTACAGGTGCTTTGTTATGctggagaaagagccagagctatgCTGTAGGCTGGGCatccttcctgttttgcttgtAGCATTGTAGCTTTTTTGAAGGCTTCTTTGCCACTTCAGTTGAATCCCTTTGCAGGAGTTAAGGGAGAGTGAAGTGTACCCTGTGCGTGCACACACTTTTCAGAATGTAGGTTTTCCTAAAATGGGAGGGCAGTGAAAGAGGTAGCTGGCTGGATGAAAAATTTCCAGGAAGTTAAGCAATTAGACTGCAATCCTGTGTACCcttacctgggagtaagccccagtgAACACAGTTGGATTTCCTTTTGAGTAGTGCTGTTAAAAATCCCTTAGAATGCAAGGGAAACGTATAGGGCTGCcacaacagtttttttttaaaaaaagaacattttATCAATACTTAACTTTTCTTTCACCTACCCCCTCATTTTCTGCAGAAAGCTCTACGTGACTGCTTCTGTAATCGTATGCTTACTGCTTTCTGGGCTGGCAGTATTTTTCTTATTTCCTCGCTCTATTGATGTGGAATACATTGGAGTCAAGTCGGTTTATGTCAGCTATGAAGCACCGAGGCATGTCATATATTTAAATATTACGGTAAGATCATTATTAAATTAActtttgttttcttctgtgtttgtttAATTAGTGCATCTTTTTAAATATGTTGCCAACTTTATTCATCTAGAATTCTAAATGATCTCTTCTACAGAATACATTGAACATAACGAACAACAATTACTATGCTGTTGAAGTGGCAAACATTACAGCCCAGGTACAGCTTTCAAAGACTGTTATTGGGAAAGCACGGCTGAACAACATTACTCACATTGGCCCACTAGATATGAAACAGGTAAATGTGACTGTGTTTGTAACAGAAGCTGTGACTAAGTTATTGGAACAGAAAACATTTGCTTCAGATTCTTACTCTAAATTTTCCCCTTCCAGATTGATTACATGGTACCTGCAATTATACAAGATGAAATGAGCTACATATTGTAAGTTATTGTCAATCTCATTTTGAATGCATAGGGtatgtaggattgccaacctccaggtgggatctagaATACTCCTgggataacaactgatctccagaccacggAGATTGGTTCCTCTGGAGAATATGGCAGCTTTAGAATGCAGAGTCTATGGCAAGGATGAAACATATGAAACAGTTTTTCTGAatctatgggcacctttggaatcctaACACAgtatggtgggtgcagccacaaaatggctgtcacggGGGCACAGCCAGCTGCAAAATGACTGTTGCATGTTCATTTTAGTTTCCCAGACCAGAGTTAGCAGCCCTAGCAATGTGTACTTTGGCTGGAATAAAAAGTGTGCATGTTCGTTTTAGTTTGCTAGCATTCCTTTATGTGCATTGTTTTCCCCCCCTTACAGTGAATTTTGTACCCTGCCCTCTATCAAAGTGCATAACATAGTCGTAATGATGCAGTAAGTATGGAATATATTTTTTACTTAACCTAAAAACATCTTGCTGATCTCTCTTGCCTGTTTACTCTCTCTAATGTTAGTTTATTGGTAGTGGTGTAAACTGGAATGCGGTGGGAAGAGTTAAACAGCTTCACATTTAAGCAAGTGTTTGCATAGCATGGGGGAATCAGTAATCTAAAAAATGCAACACGCTTGAGTCCATGAAATTCTTTAAGAATATTTATCAAACATGTTAGCTAATGCCTGGAGTTTAAAGATGGTTGTAATAACAATTTTGATGTACCAAATATATTCATTGATATATTCTATCAATGTCTTTGCCAACAGGTAAAGGCTTTTTCATTTTATCTGgcatacctcccccaccccctgttggTAACAGTTATTGGCCCTCCTTCTGGTGTTTGCGCTcttaatttaattattttattattgtaaatgttttaattgctcaaatgttttaggggtttttttaatgttcaCCACCTTGTGGACCATAATCAAGTGGGAAAGcaacataaaatgttttaaataaatctaaTAATGAACTGTTGTCAAAGGTATACTTTGTCAGGCATTGAtgtaacatcccccccccccaatgacctGAGCATAGGAAGAGAAATGGCAATCCCCTTTCAACCCTCATACTTTAAACATgctggaaaaaatggaggaacATAGAGAGTATGGGGAGAATGCCTTTTGTGTAGCATCTAGTTCAATATTATTGGAAAGATGCATCTGCTCACCATCTTAGTTTATTaatttatcctgccctctcccagaagAAGGCTCAGAGCTGTGTCCTCCTAGAACTTTTCAGAAAAGGAGAAGCAAACTTTTCTATTCTAATAAGCAGTTAAattattttgctttcttttttttgtgcttttttcctttgtAATATGTCATCTCTAAAACTCTGGTTTTACTTGATAGTAAGGTGATCCCTTTCTATTTTTATGTATTGACAGTTTAAAATTGGCTTACTGTGTACTTGTATCTACTTACAAACCATGTGTCTCTTTTTCTTCTAAAGATTGACTGTGACAACCTCTTACTTTGGCCATTCTGAACAAATATCTCAGGAGAGATACCAGTATGTTGATTGTGGTGGAAACACGACTTATCATCAGGGACAGACAGAATATCTAAATGTCCTCCAGCCACCccaataaaaacaacagttaagGCTTACATGGAGGAAGAAGATGGCTGTTGGTTCATCAGTACTGAACTTTGATCATATTTGGTACTACAACTTAATAGGGTATATGGGTGTATGTATATAGTTTAGCTGTTCTAAATGCTTTGAGACATGAGAAGAAAAAGAGCAAATTGTATATTATCAGAAATGAGAACTCTTTCCTCCACTTTTAATGTGTAATTATTCTGTCAGAGTGCAGGAAGAA
This portion of the Heteronotia binoei isolate CCM8104 ecotype False Entrance Well chromosome 10, APGP_CSIRO_Hbin_v1, whole genome shotgun sequence genome encodes:
- the TMEM106B gene encoding transmembrane protein 106B, with the protein product MGKSFSLPSHLSREDGSSSDNMKNCLVHSESHSEDGRGGDVSQFPYVEFTGRDSVTCPTCQGTGRIPRGQENQLVALIPYSDQRLRPRRTKLYVTASVIVCLLLSGLAVFFLFPRSIDVEYIGVKSVYVSYEAPRHVIYLNITNTLNITNNNYYAVEVANITAQVQLSKTVIGKARLNNITHIGPLDMKQIDYMVPAIIQDEMSYIFEFCTLPSIKVHNIVVMMQLTVTTSYFGHSEQISQERYQYVDCGGNTTYHQGQTEYLNVLQPPQ